The Streptomyces sp. NBC_00483 genome contains the following window.
GAGCAGGACCACGGGGACGCGGCGCACGCGGATCTGGTCGAGGCGGTGGCGGCGGGGGACGCGGAGGCGGCGGGGCGGGCTGCGCGGGACGAACTGACCGTGATGCAGGGGAAGTTGGCCTCGCGGGAGGCCGAGTGAGCCCGATTGGCCCGTTTGGGGGCGGTCTGGGAATAGCCCGCGGGACCTCCCGGTTCGCAGTCCACGTAGATACGTGCGTGAATCCGCTGACCCCGAAGGGCAAGGGCACGACATGAAGATCGGCATCATCGGCGCGGGCAACATCGGTGGCAACCTCACCCGGCGCCTCACCACCGTCGGCCACGACGTCCACGTCGCGAACTCCCGCGGTCCCCACACCCTGACCGCACTGGCCGAGGAGACCGGCGCGACTGCCGCCACGATCGAGGACGCGGTGCGCGACGCGCAGGTCGTGGTCGTCACGATCCCGCTCAAGGCCGTGCCGAACCTGCCCAAGGGCCTCCTGGACACGGCGGCCCCCGACGTCACCGTCATCGACACCGGCAACTACTACCCGCAGCAGCGCGACGGGAAGATCGCCGGGATCGAGGACGAGGGCCTGACCGAGAGCCGCTGGACGGAGCGGCAGCTCGGCCACCAGGTGGTCAAGGTCTTCAACGGCACCTACGCCCACGACATCCTCGACAAGCCCCGCCCGTCCGGCGACCCGCAGCGCGTCTCCCTGCCCATCGCGAGCGACGACGCGGCCGCGAAGCAGGTCGTCTCGGCGCTCCTCGACGAGATCGGCTTCGACACCGTGGACGCCGGCGGCCAGGACGAGTCCTGGCGCCAGCAGCCCGGCACCCCGGTCTACGGCCTCGCGTCCGACGCGGCGGCGGTGCGCAAGGCGCTGGACGCGGCGTCCCCGGAGCGCACGGCGGAGTGGCGGGCCTGACCGCCCAAGGCCTCAACTCTCGTCAGGACGTGGCCCATTCACGCAGCGAAGCCTCGCTCGCGAAGTCGGCCACGTTCTTGTCGAGGGGGCTGTCGGTGTACTGGTGGATCTTCCAGTCCGCCTCGATGCGGGGCCTGCCCGCGGTGACGTAGTCGGCGATCCAGAGGCCGTCGCCGGCGTAGGACGTCGTATCGATGTTCTGCCAATAGTTCTTGTTTGCGTAGAGCAGGGTCCGGTGGTTGGGCCGCAGTCGCTTCACCTCGCGGATGAACTTGTCCTTCTCCGCGTTGCTCGCGTGGGTGCCCTCGCCGGTCGTCTCCCAGTCGGCGGCCAGCAGGTCCCCGGCCTTCTCCGGGGCCTTGCTCACGAAGTACTCGGCCTGCGCCGTGATGTTCCCCGGCCACAGGAAGTGGTAGAAGCCGACGACGCACCCGGCGTCACGGGCCCGCTTCGTCTGGGCGGTCAGGCGCGGATTGACGTACGAGCGCCCCTCCGTGGCCTTGATGAAGACGAAGGACAGGCCGTCCGTGTCGAAGGTGGACTGGTGCGAGCTGACGTCGATGCCACGGATCATGCGGGCCTCCTGGTCTGTGGGGCGACGAGGTCGAACTTTCATCGTCCCTGATCCGGTGCCCGCCGATGTCACGTTTGCGCAGGGTGAATCCGTCCGTGTGGTGAACTCTTTCTGGAGGAGCACACCATGTTCACCGTCCATGTCATCGTCACCGTCCTCGCCGCCGTCGTCTACGGCTCCGCGGCTGTCGCCAATTTCGTCGGGCACCCCTATCCGAAGGCCGAGGCCGAGAAGCTCGGGGTGCCGTACTCCTGGATGCCGTGGCTGGGGACCGCGCTCGGGGCGGGGGCGCTGGGGCTGCTCGCCGGGTTCGTGGTGCCGGCGCTCGGTGTCGCGGCGGGTGTCGGGCTCGTCCTGTACTTCGTGGGGGCGCTGGGCGCGCATGTCCGCGTGGGCGACCGGCACCTCGGGCCGTGGGCCTTCTGCTTCGTGCTCGCCGTCGCCGCCCTGGTGCTGCGGATCACTGTCTAGTACGCGCATGAGCTGCCGCAATCTTGGAACACGCTTTGCAACGCGGTACGCAACTGCCGTGCCCCGCTCGGCTGTCTCACAGGGAGGCGGCCCCCGGCAGGGGGCACGCGGTGACGGAGAAGTGGGGCAGTTCGTGGGACGGCGCAAGGGCAGCGTTATAGGAATCTCGCTCGTGACGGTCGCGATGCTGGTGGGCACGAGTGCCTGCAGTGGGGGCGGCGACGACAAGGCGAGCGGGGGTGACGGGAAGGCGGACAAGAAGTCGAGCGCTTCCCCGTCGCCGACGAAGCCCAAGGGGCCGCCGATGCTCCTGGACACCATCACCCCGCAGTCCGGTGCCACGGTCGGCGTGGCCATGCCGGTCTCCGTGGTGTTCACCAACCCGGTGGCGGCGAAGGCGCGGGAATCCGTCGAGAAGCACATGAAGGTGAGCACGTCGACGCCGGTGAAGGGCGCCTGGCACTGGTTCGGCGACAGGCGCGCCGACTGGCGGCCCAAGACGTACTGGCCCTCCGGTACGAAGGTGAAGGTCGACGCCGACATGAAGGGCGTCAGCAACGGCAACGGGCGCTACGGCGTGCACGGCTACACCCACACCTTCAAGGTCGGCGACGATGTCCGCGCCGACGTCTCCGTCAGCGGCCACACCCTGAAGGTGACGAAGGACGGCAAGGCCCTGCGCACGCTGTCGATCAACGCGGGCAGCGCCGAGTACCCGACCTGGAACGGCACGATGGCCGTCATCGACAAGCAGAAGAAGGTCCACATGACCTCCTGCAGCGTCGGCATCAGCTGCGACAAGGGCAGCCCCAACTACTACGACCTGACGCTGCCCTGGGACGTCCACCTCACCCAGTCCGGCACGTACGTCCACTACTCGACCGGCGACCCGAACCCGGGCAGCGGCAGCGCCCGCGGCTCGCACGGCTGCGTGCACCTGTCGATGGCCGACGCCAAGTGGTTCTACGGCCAGGTCAAGCAGGGCGACCCGATCACCATCACCGGCTCCCCGCGCGCCAAGGCCCCGGCGGACAACGGCTACGCGGCCTTCAACCTGAGCTGGGACCAGTGGCTCCAGGGGAGCGCGTCGGGGCAGGGGACGAGCGCCGCCCTGTGAGCCGTCCGGCGCCCGCCCGGCTCACAGGGCGGGCGCCGGACGGGACGCCCTGGTGGGCCGGTCGCTCAGCCCACCAGGAGCGGGTCCAGCCGTTCCGCGGGATAGAAGATGTCGATGTCGACCTCCTCGCCGCCGACGATCTGGGTGTCCCAGGCGCCGCTGTGCACCAGGGTGTACAAGGTCTGGCTGTTGAGCGTGTCCAGGTGCTTCAGGAGCGTCGCGTCGTCGGGCAGTCCGGGGATCCGCGGCGCCAGGCGGTCGCGGATCGCGCGGAGTTGATCCATGAGGGCGTCGAGGTCGGCCTGCCGGTCCGGCGTCCGCTCCGCGGCCTCCGAGATGCTCTGCTGGATCTTGTCCTTGATGGCCCGGGTCACCCCTTGCTCGTCCGTGGTGATCATCGAGTTCCAGGCGCGGCTCTTGTGCCGGTACTGGAGCATCGACATGGCCGCCTCGTGGCGTACGAAGTCGGCATCGCGCAGCGGCCGCCCCCGCCAGGTGCCGCTGAGTGACCGGGCGAGCGAAATGGCCGATCCCCAGCCGCTGTTGAGGCCGCGGCCCGGCCAGAAGTGGATGGCGTTGGCGGCGTCCCCGAGCAGGAATCCGTACGTGCCCGGTCCCGCGGCCGTCTTGGGGTGCAGCCGCGCGGTGAACCGCGGGCGCTGCACCATGTCGAGGCGGAACGCGGTGACGGCGCTCAGGTCGGGCTCGGGCACGGCGAACAGCGCGAGACCCTCCTTGACCCGCTTCCACAGCGCCGACCCCTTGAGCAGGGCGGGCAGGAACAGGGTGCTGTGGGTGTCGCAGAGGAAGTCGCCGTCCTCGCTCCGGTTCATCACGCACGGGCGCGAGGCGATGCACTCCTCGAACACCTGCCGGACGGGGTCGATCCCCACGACCTCCTTCGCCTCCTCGTCGGTGAGCCGCATGTTGAGGAAGCCCTCGCCGCGCAGGGAGTTGAGGAGGAACCGATTCTGCGCCACGGTGAGCAGCACGGACATCGGATCCGGGAGCCCCGACTTCACCCTCAGGCCGAGCACCACGTCCTGGAGGTGCGCGCCTTCCAGCGAGTAGATGGACGTGTCGGCCCGGCCGAACTTCTCGCCGAAGTGCTCACGCGTCCGGGAACGGCCTCCCTCGCAGATGGCGAGCACGTGGTCCGCGGCCGCGCTCTTCTCGTGCTCGGCCGGGTCGAATCGCTCCGGCACGAGGCGGATGCGGTCCGGCTTCTCGTTGGCCATCTCCAGGAGGGTGTCCTCCACGTAGGAGATCCGGATGTTGCGCGGCTGGTGACCGCGGATCGAGTCCGGGCCCGCCGGCCACATCTCGCTGTACGCGCCGTCCTTGAACAGCCGGTCCTGGACCTCCTGGGGAAGGCCGAGATACTGGCGGCTCTGCACCGTGACGACCTGCATGCGCCGGACGTTGCCCTGCGTCGCGTCCTTCCAGACGACCCTGTCCCCGGACCGGGTCCAGCGGCCGTCGTAGATCGTGACGGCGGCCCGGGGGCCGAGCAGGGACTCCAGGAGGAGGGCGAAGGCAAGACCCACGGGGCCGCCGCCCGACACCGTCACCTTGAGTACAGGGACCGGCTGCTCGGCAGGAGGCGGCGTGAGGGCCTCCAGGACGGAGAGGTCCATGATGGTCTCCATCGGCCCGGCCGCCTCGAAGGAGAACGTCTCCTCGCCGATCGTGATGACATCGTCGGGCTGGAGCACGCGCGACGTCATGCGCTCCCCGTTGACGTATGTCCCGTTGCTGCTTCCCAGGTCGTAGAGCATGAATCCATGGCCCTCGCGGCGTACCTCGGCATGGAACCGAGAGATGCTCACGTCGCGGATCACCACGTCGTTCGCGGACTTGCGGCCGAACGTGAGGGGCTTCGCTCCGATGCCGAACCGCTCTCCGGCCAGGGAACCTTGACGGCTGACTATCTCAGGGGGCATGAGTCCTCGGATTCCATTCATCCAACGAGCCAGGACCGTGCGGCGAGGGCGGCCCTACCCCGGCCGCCCTGCCCGTACGTCAAAGCTAGAGGCGTCGACGGATTCGGGAACCCCCTGGCGCGCGAACCGGCCGACCCCGAGGAGGCGGCCTCAGCACTCGATGATGTTCACCGCGAGCCCGCCGCGCGCGGTCTCCTTGTACTTGACGCTCATGTCGGCGCCGGTGTCCCGCATCGTCTTGATGACCTTGTCGAGGGACACCTTGTGCGAGCCGTCGCCGCGCAGCGCCATCTTGGCGGCCGTGACGGCCTTGACCGCCGCCATGCCGTTGCGCTCGATGCACGGGATCTGGACGAGGCCGCCGACGGGGTCGCAGGTCAGGCCGAGGTTGTGTTCCATGCCGATCTCGGCCGCGTTCTCCACCTGCTCGGGGGAGCCGCCGAGCGCCTCGGCGAGGGCGCCGGCCGCCATCGAGCAGGCGGAGCCGACCTCGCCCTGGCAGCCGACCTCGGCGCCGGAGATGGAGGCGTTCTCCTTGAAGAGCATGCCGATGGCGCCCGCGGTGAGGAGGAGGCGTATCACGCCGTCCTCGTCGGCTCCGGGCACGAAGTTCACGTAGTAGTGCAGGACGGCGGGGATGATGCCCGCGGCGCCGTTCGTGGGGGCCGTGACGACCCGGCCGCCGGCCGCGTTCTCCTCGTTCACGGCCATCGCGTAGAGGGTGATCCACTCCATGGCGTGGGCCACGGGGTCGCCCTCGGCGCGCAGCTTGCGGGCCGAACTCGCCGCGCGGCGGCGGACCTTGAGGCCGCCGGGCAGGATGCCCTCGTGGGACATGCCGCGGGAGACGCAGGACTGCATGACGCGCCAGATGTCCAGGAGACCCTCGCGGATCTCGTCCTCCGTGCGCCAGGCCTTCTCGTTCTCCAGCATCATGGCCGGGATGGACAGGCCGGTCTCCTGCGCGAGGCGGAGCAGCTCGTCGCCGGTGCGGAAGGGGTACTTGAGGGAGGTGTCGTCGGGGACGATCGGGTTCTCGCCCTCCACGGCGTCCTCGTCGACGACGAAGCCGCCGCCCACCGAGTAGTACGTCTTGGTGAGCAGCTCCTTGCCCTCGGCGTCGTAGGCCCACACGGTCATGCCGTTCGCGTGGTACGGGAGGGTCTTGCGGCGGTGCAGGATCAGGTCGTCGTCGAACGAGAACGGGATCTCGTGCGCCCCGAGGAGGTTGAGGCGCCCCTGCTCCTTGATCGTCTCGACGCGCTCGTCCGCCTTCTCCACGTCGACGGTGCGCGGGGAGTCGCCCTCAAGGCCGAGCAGCACCGCCTTCGGGGTGCCGTGCCCGTGTCCGGTCGCGCCCAGGGAGCCGTACAGCTCGGCGTGGACGGAGGAGGTGTGGGCCAGCAGGCCCTCGTTCTTCAGGCGCCGCGCGAACATGCGGGCCGCGCGCATCGGGCCGACCGTGTGCGAGCTGGACGGGCCGATGCCGATCGAGAACAGGTCGAAGACCGAGATGGCCACGGTGGGACTCCAAAGGTGGTGGTAGACGCCGTTGTCTGCCGGGCTGTGCATGGTGGCTGTGCATGGAACGGGGCACCGCGCTCACTGATGACTGCTTGTTCCAGTGTGCGCGGTGCCCCGACGGGACGTACCTACGAAAGGGTACGTAATCCGGGCCGAATTACTTCAGGCCGGGGTACAGCGGGTGCT
Protein-coding sequences here:
- a CDS encoding NADPH-dependent F420 reductase — its product is MRESADPEGQGHDMKIGIIGAGNIGGNLTRRLTTVGHDVHVANSRGPHTLTALAEETGATAATIEDAVRDAQVVVVTIPLKAVPNLPKGLLDTAAPDVTVIDTGNYYPQQRDGKIAGIEDEGLTESRWTERQLGHQVVKVFNGTYAHDILDKPRPSGDPQRVSLPIASDDAAAKQVVSALLDEIGFDTVDAGGQDESWRQQPGTPVYGLASDAAAVRKALDAASPERTAEWRA
- a CDS encoding glycoside hydrolase family 25 protein, which gives rise to MIRGIDVSSHQSTFDTDGLSFVFIKATEGRSYVNPRLTAQTKRARDAGCVVGFYHFLWPGNITAQAEYFVSKAPEKAGDLLAADWETTGEGTHASNAEKDKFIREVKRLRPNHRTLLYANKNYWQNIDTTSYAGDGLWIADYVTAGRPRIEADWKIHQYTDSPLDKNVADFASEASLREWATS
- a CDS encoding DoxX family protein, with translation MFTVHVIVTVLAAVVYGSAAVANFVGHPYPKAEAEKLGVPYSWMPWLGTALGAGALGLLAGFVVPALGVAAGVGLVLYFVGALGAHVRVGDRHLGPWAFCFVLAVAALVLRITV
- a CDS encoding L,D-transpeptidase; translated protein: MGQFVGRRKGSVIGISLVTVAMLVGTSACSGGGDDKASGGDGKADKKSSASPSPTKPKGPPMLLDTITPQSGATVGVAMPVSVVFTNPVAAKARESVEKHMKVSTSTPVKGAWHWFGDRRADWRPKTYWPSGTKVKVDADMKGVSNGNGRYGVHGYTHTFKVGDDVRADVSVSGHTLKVTKDGKALRTLSINAGSAEYPTWNGTMAVIDKQKKVHMTSCSVGISCDKGSPNYYDLTLPWDVHLTQSGTYVHYSTGDPNPGSGSARGSHGCVHLSMADAKWFYGQVKQGDPITITGSPRAKAPADNGYAAFNLSWDQWLQGSASGQGTSAAL
- a CDS encoding FHA domain-containing protein, producing MPPEIVSRQGSLAGERFGIGAKPLTFGRKSANDVVIRDVSISRFHAEVRREGHGFMLYDLGSSNGTYVNGERMTSRVLQPDDVITIGEETFSFEAAGPMETIMDLSVLEALTPPPAEQPVPVLKVTVSGGGPVGLAFALLLESLLGPRAAVTIYDGRWTRSGDRVVWKDATQGNVRRMQVVTVQSRQYLGLPQEVQDRLFKDGAYSEMWPAGPDSIRGHQPRNIRISYVEDTLLEMANEKPDRIRLVPERFDPAEHEKSAAADHVLAICEGGRSRTREHFGEKFGRADTSIYSLEGAHLQDVVLGLRVKSGLPDPMSVLLTVAQNRFLLNSLRGEGFLNMRLTDEEAKEVVGIDPVRQVFEECIASRPCVMNRSEDGDFLCDTHSTLFLPALLKGSALWKRVKEGLALFAVPEPDLSAVTAFRLDMVQRPRFTARLHPKTAAGPGTYGFLLGDAANAIHFWPGRGLNSGWGSAISLARSLSGTWRGRPLRDADFVRHEAAMSMLQYRHKSRAWNSMITTDEQGVTRAIKDKIQQSISEAAERTPDRQADLDALMDQLRAIRDRLAPRIPGLPDDATLLKHLDTLNSQTLYTLVHSGAWDTQIVGGEEVDIDIFYPAERLDPLLVG
- a CDS encoding L-serine ammonia-lyase yields the protein MAISVFDLFSIGIGPSSSHTVGPMRAARMFARRLKNEGLLAHTSSVHAELYGSLGATGHGHGTPKAVLLGLEGDSPRTVDVEKADERVETIKEQGRLNLLGAHEIPFSFDDDLILHRRKTLPYHANGMTVWAYDAEGKELLTKTYYSVGGGFVVDEDAVEGENPIVPDDTSLKYPFRTGDELLRLAQETGLSIPAMMLENEKAWRTEDEIREGLLDIWRVMQSCVSRGMSHEGILPGGLKVRRRAASSARKLRAEGDPVAHAMEWITLYAMAVNEENAAGGRVVTAPTNGAAGIIPAVLHYYVNFVPGADEDGVIRLLLTAGAIGMLFKENASISGAEVGCQGEVGSACSMAAGALAEALGGSPEQVENAAEIGMEHNLGLTCDPVGGLVQIPCIERNGMAAVKAVTAAKMALRGDGSHKVSLDKVIKTMRDTGADMSVKYKETARGGLAVNIIEC